In the genome of Pseudomonas fluorescens, the window GGTCGACATCGCCGAGCTGTCGAAAATCGCCCACGCCAAAGGCGCGATGCTGGTGGTCGACAACTGCTTCTGCACCCCGGCCTTGCAGCAGCCGCTGAAAATGGGCGCGGACATCGTCGTGCACTCGGCCACCAAGTTCATCGACGGCCAGGGTCGTTGCATGGGCGGCGTGGTTGCCGGTCGTAGCGAGCAGATGAAAGAGGTGGTCGGCTTCCTGCGTACCGCCGGGCCGACCCTGAGCCCGTTCAACGCCTGGATCTTCCTCAAGGGCCTGGAAACCCTGAACCTGCGGATGAAGGCCCATTGCGCCAACGCCCAGCAACTGGCTGAGTGGCTGGAGCAGCAGGAAGGTATCGAGAAAGTCCATTACGCCGGCCTCAAGAGCCATCCGCAGCACGAACTGGCGCTGCGCCAGCAGAAGGGCTTTGGTGCGGTCGTCAGTTTTGAAGTGAAGGGCGGCAAAGAGGGCGCCTGGCGCTTTATCGATGCCACGCGCCTGATTTCGATCACCGCCAACCTGGGCGACAGCAAGACCACCATCACCCATCCGAGCACCACGTCCCATGGTCGTCTGGCGCCGCAAGAGCGTGAAGCGGCGGGCATTCGTGACAGCCTGATCCGCGTGGCGGTCGGCCTGGAAGATGTGGCGGACCTGCAAGCCGATCTGGCGCGCGGCCTGGCTGCGTTGTGATCGAGTTGTCTGTGCCGACCACTGGCTCAAATGGCCGCGTAGCGCTGGTGACCGGTGCTGCGCGGGGCATTGGCCTGGGGATCTCGGCCTGGCTGATCAGCGAAGGCTGGCAAGTCGTGCTGACCGATCTGGACCGGGAGCGCGGTTCGAAAGTGGCGAAAGTGCTGGGCGATAACGCTTGGTTCATCGCCATGGATGTCTCGAATGAAGGGCAAGTCGCACTTGGGGTGGCCGAGGTGCTCGGCCAGTTCGGGCGCCTGGATGCGCTGGTATGCAACGCAGCGGTTGCCGATCCGCACAACATCACCCTGGAAAGCCTCGACCTGGCTCACTGGAATCGGGTGTTGGCGGTGAACCTCAGTGGGCCGATGTTGCTGGCCAAGCACTGTGCGCCGTACCTGCGCGCTCACAGCGGTGCCATCGTCAATCTGGCCTCGACCCGCGCCGGGCAGTCGGAGCCTGACACAGAGGCCTATGCGGCGAGCAAGGGCGGTCTGTTGGCCCTGACGCATGCGTTGGCCATCAGCCTTGGCCCGGAGATCCGGGTCAATGCGGTCAGCCCTGGCTGGATCGATGCGCGCGACCCCAGGGTGCGACGTGCCGAACCGTTGACCGAAGCCGATCATGCCCAGCATCCGGCGGGCAGGGTAGGGACGGTCGAGGATGTCGCGGCGATGGTGGCCTGGCTGTTGTCGAGGAACGCCGGGTTTGTCACTGGCCAGGAATTCGTGGTCGATGGCGGCATGACCAAGAAGATGATTTACAGCGAGTAAGCTCCGGGATTGATGTTGAATGTGCTGCCGCTTTCGCGAGCAAGTCGAATCGTCGCACCGCCGCTCCCACATTTGGAATGCATTCCCCTGTGGGAGCGGGCTTGCTCCGGGCGGCGTTCCGACGAAAGCGGACTTACTGCATATACATAATTTTGTCTTTTTCAGAAAAACTTCAATCCTGCTATTGACTTAGGTTCGCTACCTGCGTAAATTTCGCGGCCTCGGAGATGCAAACGGGTGATTAGCTCAGCTGGGAGAGCGTCTGCCTTACAAGCAGAATGTCGGCGGTTCGATCCCGTCATCACCCACCACTTCCGGGATACTTGCGAAAGCAAGAGGTAGGCTGAAATGCCTCCACCGACGCGCAGCGGTAGTTCAGTCGGTTAGAATACCGGCCTGTCACGCCGGGGGTCGCGGGTTCGAGTCCCGTCCGCTGCGCCATATTTTCCGAGCCAGGCATGCCCTGATTCGAGATTAAAAGAGAGATTGAAAAGTCTCAGAGCTTTTAATCAGACGAGTTAATTGAGCGTCAGCTCAAAGCGATACGCAGCGGTAGTTCAGTCGGTTAGAATACCGGCCTGTCACGCCGGGGGTCGCGGGTTCGAGTCCCGTCCGCTGCGCCATATCTGCCCCGAGGCCCACTGAACGCCTTGGAGCTACGAAGAAACCACTGGTTACTTCGAGTCGATAGCAAAGACCCTGGTCGAAAGACCGGGGTTTTTTGTGTCTGCGATTTGGCTTTTTCTCCCTCCTCACGACCCTCACGGTTTCGCATCTGCCGACCAAGCGCGGATGGCCAGTGAATTGCGATACCTCCTGAAATTCCCCCTCAATAATTCACAGCCTTGATAAACCGGCACCGCGCGGCCGAAATATCTGCTCGTCATCAAATTATTCAAGCATTTACCGGGTGCAAATCGCACAAAGGACTTGGTTTGACCTCTCAACACTAATTAGAATGAGTCGCATTTATAATATTTCTTCGCGCAGGGTTTCTTTAGATGAGTGATGCAGCGTTGCCGCCGGAGCAAACCTTCCACGACCTGTACCGCGATCACCGGAGCTGGCTCGAGGGATGGTTGAGACGACGCATGGGCAATGGCAGCGACGCGGCGGACCTGAGCCAGGACACCTTCGTTCGTTTGCTCGCCAGTTCTCAGCGCATCGCCGACCTGCAAGAGCCTCGCGCCTACCTGGCGACAGTCGGCAAGCGGCTGCTGGCCAACTTCTACCAGCGCCGCAGCCTGGAGCAAGCCTATCTCGATGCATTGGCGTTGCTGCCCGAGGACTGCGTGCCGTCCCCCGAGCAACGCTGGATCCTGCTGGAAACCCTGCAAGCCCTGGACGAATTGCTCGATGGCTTACCGGGCCCGGTACGCCGAGCGTTTCTCTTGAGTCAGCTGGAAGGCCTGGGCTATCAAGAGATTGCCGAGCGTCTGCAAGTATCGGAACGCACGATCAAGCGCTACATGGCTCAAGCCTACGAACATTGCCTGCTGGTGGACCTGTGAACGGTTCGGCACCTTCGGCCCAGGCCCGGCAAGTCGTGCGGGCCGCTGCGCAGTGGCTGGCCCTCATGGAATCCGGCTGCGCCAATGAACAGGACCGGGCGCAGCTGCAGAGCTGGCGCGATAGTCATTGCAGTCACGAGCAGGCCTGGCAGAAAGTGCAACTCTTGCGCCAACGCTTTGCCGACCTGCCATCGGCCTTGGCTATGGCCAGCCTGGACCGGCCACAAGCCAGTCGACGTACCGTGCTCAAGCGCGCTGTTGGCGCGGTGGCGTTGCTGCCGACCGCCTGGCTGATCAGTCGACAGTTGCCTCTGGATGCCTGGAGTGCCGACCTGCGGACCGCCACCGGGGAAAGTAAAAAAGTCCAATTGGCCGATGGCAGCTTTGTGCAACTGAACACTGCCAGTGCCGTCGATCTCGACCTGAAGCACCGACGCCTGACCCTCGTGGATGGCGAAATGGCGCTGAATGTGCCCGGGGTCTCGCCGCTGACGATTCTCACGCGCTTCGGGCAAGTGGTCGTCAGTCAGGGCGAGGTGTGTGTTCGTCAGGGGCAGACGGGTTGCAAGGTGTCGGTGCTCAAAGGCACGGTGCAGTTGCAGCCTCTGCACGGACCGGTCTTTTCGTTGCGCGGTGGCCAGCAGGTCAGCCTTCAAGCGGCGGGTGCCGGTGTCGTGGAGCCATTCGACGTGCTGGCCCCAGGCTGGCGTGAGGGTGTGCTGATGGCGCAGAACCAGCCCTTGGGGGATTTTCTGCGCGAACTCAGCACCTATCGTCCGGGCGTGTTGCGTTGGGAACCCGAGCTGGAATCGCTGCGCATCACCGGCAGTTTCCGCCTTGAAGACACCGATCGCATTCTGGCGCTGCTGGCGGCCAGCCTGCCGCTGGAGGTGCATTCGCGTACGCGTTACTGGGTAACGCTGGTGCCGCGCAAAAATAGTGTTTAAAGCGTGTCCCCTTTTTTCGCGTCGCTTGTCATTCAAGGTAAGCGAAACGAAATCAGAGAGATTCACAATGCCCGCAGTGATGTCTAGCAGTATGCGTCCGGCTCCATCCAGGTTGCGCCCGTTGTTGCACTTGAGTCTGTTGTTGAGCCTGAGTGCCTGTCCGTTGTTCATCACTGCCGGTTGGGCCGAAGACGCGCCGCGCCGCAGCTATCAGGTGCCAGCCGGTAGCCTCGACGCTGCGCTGACCCGTTTCGCCGGGCTGGCCGGGGTCAATCTGTCAGTGGACCCGGGGCTGGTGAGCGGGCGCACCAGCCCCGGTCTGTCCGGCGACTTCGCGGTGGAGGAGGGCTTCGCCCAACTGCTGCAGGGTTCCGGTCTGCAACTGCAGCCGGTGGGCGAACAGGCGTACATGCTGACCCCGGTGCCAACAGGCAGCAGCCTGCAATTGGGCGCTACCTCTATTTACGCGACGGCGGACACGGCGCACGGTGATCCGTATGTCGGCGGGCAGGTGGCACGCCGTGGATCGCAAGGCTTGCTGGGCTCGAAGGACTTCATGGAGACGCCGTTCAGCGAGACCACCTACACCAGTGAGTTGGTGAAAAACCTGCAGGCGCGTACCCTGGGCGACCTCGTGGCCAGCGATCCCTCGGTTCGCGCCACCAACCCGGCGGGTGGGCGGTATGAGCAGTTCACCATTCGCGGAATGAGCCTGTTCAACAGTGATGTCTCCTACAACGGTCTCTACGGCATCCTGCCGACGTACACCATCGACATGGAAATGGCCGATCGCGTCGACATCCTCAAAGGCCCGAGCCAGCTGATCAATGGCATCTCGCCGCGGGGCAGCGTGGGTGGCGGGATCAACGTGGTGCCCAAGCGCGCCACCGACGTGCCCATTACTTCGTTTACCGGCAACTACGCTTCCGACAGCCAGGTCGGCGGGGCCGTGGACATCGGACGGCGCTTTGGTGAGGGGGACATGTTCGGTGTTCGTTTCAACGGCGTGAAGCAGTCCGGCGACACCGAATGGGATCACCAGAGTGTTGACCGCGAGATGGCTGTGCTGGGCCTGGACTTTCGCGGTGAGCGCCTGCGGCTCTCGACGGATGTCGGACATAACGAGCGTGACACCGACGCCCCGCAGGAACGTGTGCAGGTGGGCGCCAACGCTCAGGTTCCGCACGCCAGCGATGTTCGCCACAACTATGCGCAGCCGTGGAGCAAGGCGCGGACCAAGGACACCTTCGGAACGGTGACCGGCGAGTACGATGTCAGCGATTCCGTCATGGTGTACGCCGGTGCGGGCGCGCGTAAAAGCAATCATGACTTCCTCCGGCACGCCGTAGCGGTCACCAACGACGCGGGCAACTTCATTGTTCTGCCACGTGACTTCACCCGTGACGAAAATGTCCGCACGGCCAATGCCGGGGTACGCAACTGGTTCCATACCGGTCCGGTGAGCCATGAAATCAACCTGGCTGCCAGCTATTTCTACATGGACTTCGAAAACGGCGGCGCCCGTTATGCCGCTGCCCCGAGCAACATCTACAACCCGGTGCAAACACCGACACCCATCACTCCCACGCGCCTTGATTCCGAGGTGTATACCGAGAACCGTTCCAGCAGCGTGGCGTTGTCCGACACATTGGGTTTCTTCGATGACCGAGTGCTGTTGACCCTCGGCGCCCGCTGGCAGCGAGTGCAGGTCGACGACTGGACGGATAATGTCAAAGGCGACACGGGCTACGACGAAGAAAAGGTTTCGCCCTCGGGCGGCATCCTGTTCAAGGCCACCGATAAGCTCTCGTTGTATGCCAACTACATGGAGGGCCTGAGCCAGGGCAAGATCGCGCCGTCGACCTCGGTGAACGAAGACGAGATCTTCCCCCCGTTCATCAGTCGGCAGGTCGAGGTCGGTGCCAAATATGACGCAGGTGCGTTCGCCATCACCACAGCGGTGTTCCGGATCAAGCAGCCGGCTTATGAAACCAACGCCACGACGCGGGTTTTCGGCCCGAACGGCAAACGGGAAAACAAGGGTGTGGAAGTCAGTGTGTTCGGTGAGCCGCTCAAAGGCTTCCGCCTGCTCGGCGGCGTCATGTACATCGACAGCGAGCTGACCGATACCACCAACGGCACCTTTGACGGCAACCGCGCTCCCGCCACACCGGAATACAACGTCAACCTGGGGGCCGAGTGGGACGTGCCGAATGTACAAGGCCTGACCCTGACCAGCCGCGGCATCTATTCCAGCTCGCAGTATCTGGACCAGTCCAATAACAAGGAAATCGATGCCTGGACGCGTTTCGACGTGGGCGCGCGCTACGCCTTCAAGGTCGAAGAAAAGAACATCACCCTGCGTGCCAATGTCGAGAACGTGGCCGACAAGCGCTACTGGAGTTCCGCCGGGGCCTCGGATGACAGCGAGCCTGGATTGACGCTTGCGACGCCACGAACCTACCTGCTTTCGGCGACCGTCGACTTCTGAATCGATTCAACCGTGCGTTGCGCCACAGGGAAGGGCGCTGCCGAGTTGCGTCATGCATCGATTGCAGAGGACCAGAGCATGCCCAGCCTCACTAACCCGCTCAAGAACGAACAGATCAACACGCCCTCCAGGCGCACGCTGCTGCGCCTGTCCCTGGGCATGCTCGCACTCAGGTTCACTCCGTCGGCGTGGGCTCTGGCCGATGCCGCGCCGCTGCGGGTGATCACCCTGTTTCAGGGCGCCACCGACAGCGCCGTGGCGTTGGGCATCATGCCGTGCGGCATCGTCGATTCCTGGAGTGAAAAACCCACCTATCGCTATCTGCGCTCGACGCTGGAGGCGGTGCCCCATGTCGGCCTGGAAACCCAGCCGAGCCTTGAGGACATCGCGCTGCTGAAGCCGGACGTGATCATCGCCTCGCGCTTTCGCCATGAGCGCATCGCACCCTTGCTCAAGCAGATCGCTCCGGTGGTGATGCTGGAAGAGGTGTTCGAATTCAAAAAGACCCTGGCGTTGATGGGCCTGGCCTTGCACCGCCAGCAGCGGGCTGACGAGGTGTTGGCCCGCTGGCAGCTGCGCACGGCACAACTGCGCCGGCAACTGCAGCAGAAGTTTGCCGGGCGCTGGCCGCCTACGGTGTCGATTCTGGATGTCCGCGAAGACCATATCCGCAGTTATTTGCCGGCCAGTTTTCCAGGTTCGGTAGTCACTGAACTGGGGTTGGGGTGGAGTGAGGCCAGTCGGGCGGCGAGCGGGGTATCGATCAAACTCACCAGCAAGGAAAGTCTGGCGGTGGTCAATGCCGACATTTTCTTTGTCTTCTTGCGCGCAGAGAAACCGGCAGTGCAGCGAAACTATGAAAGCCTGGTGCAGCATCCGCTGTGGCAGCAAATGCGTGCGCCGCAACAGGGGCAGGTGTGGCGGGTCGACGGGGTGGCCTGGAGCCTGTCGGGCGGGATGCTTGGGGCGAACCTGATGCTCGATGATGTTGCGCGGCTGGTCACGGCGGATGCGACCTGATGAGCAATGGTTTGAAGCTGTGCTGTGCCGGGGTCGTGTTGCTGCTCAGCAGCGTGCTGAGCCTGGCGGTCGGAGCGACCTGGATTCCGTTGTCGCAAATTGCCGCAGCCTTCGTGCATCCCGACCCGCTCAGCGTCAGCCATGTGCTGGTGACCACCACACGCCTGTCGCGCACCTTGATGGCGATGGCCGTAGGCGCGAGCCTGGCCGTGGCGGGGGCCTTGATGCAGGCGCTGACGCGCAATCCGCTGGCGTCCCCCGGCTTGTTCGGGATCAATGCCGGCGCGACTTTTTTTATCATCCTGTGTTCCTCGCTGTTTTCCCTGTCATCCCCGGATGCCTGGCTGTGGTGCGCGTTCATCGGCGCGGCC includes:
- a CDS encoding O-succinylhomoserine sulfhydrylase codes for the protein MSQDWDAGRLDSDLEGVAFDTLAVRAGQHRTPEGEHGDPMFFTSSYVFRTAADAAARFAGEVPGNVYSRYTNPTVRAFEERIAALESAEQAVATATGMAAIMAVVMSLCSAGDHVLVSRSVFGSTISLFEKYFKRFGIEVDYVALADLSGWDAAIKANTKLLFVESPSNPLAELVDIAELSKIAHAKGAMLVVDNCFCTPALQQPLKMGADIVVHSATKFIDGQGRCMGGVVAGRSEQMKEVVGFLRTAGPTLSPFNAWIFLKGLETLNLRMKAHCANAQQLAEWLEQQEGIEKVHYAGLKSHPQHELALRQQKGFGAVVSFEVKGGKEGAWRFIDATRLISITANLGDSKTTITHPSTTSHGRLAPQEREAAGIRDSLIRVAVGLEDVADLQADLARGLAAL
- a CDS encoding SDR family oxidoreductase, giving the protein MIELSVPTTGSNGRVALVTGAARGIGLGISAWLISEGWQVVLTDLDRERGSKVAKVLGDNAWFIAMDVSNEGQVALGVAEVLGQFGRLDALVCNAAVADPHNITLESLDLAHWNRVLAVNLSGPMLLAKHCAPYLRAHSGAIVNLASTRAGQSEPDTEAYAASKGGLLALTHALAISLGPEIRVNAVSPGWIDARDPRVRRAEPLTEADHAQHPAGRVGTVEDVAAMVAWLLSRNAGFVTGQEFVVDGGMTKKMIYSE
- a CDS encoding sigma-70 family RNA polymerase sigma factor, which codes for MSDAALPPEQTFHDLYRDHRSWLEGWLRRRMGNGSDAADLSQDTFVRLLASSQRIADLQEPRAYLATVGKRLLANFYQRRSLEQAYLDALALLPEDCVPSPEQRWILLETLQALDELLDGLPGPVRRAFLLSQLEGLGYQEIAERLQVSERTIKRYMAQAYEHCLLVDL
- a CDS encoding FecR domain-containing protein, with the protein product MNGSAPSAQARQVVRAAAQWLALMESGCANEQDRAQLQSWRDSHCSHEQAWQKVQLLRQRFADLPSALAMASLDRPQASRRTVLKRAVGAVALLPTAWLISRQLPLDAWSADLRTATGESKKVQLADGSFVQLNTASAVDLDLKHRRLTLVDGEMALNVPGVSPLTILTRFGQVVVSQGEVCVRQGQTGCKVSVLKGTVQLQPLHGPVFSLRGGQQVSLQAAGAGVVEPFDVLAPGWREGVLMAQNQPLGDFLRELSTYRPGVLRWEPELESLRITGSFRLEDTDRILALLAASLPLEVHSRTRYWVTLVPRKNSV
- a CDS encoding TonB-dependent receptor; this encodes MPAVMSSSMRPAPSRLRPLLHLSLLLSLSACPLFITAGWAEDAPRRSYQVPAGSLDAALTRFAGLAGVNLSVDPGLVSGRTSPGLSGDFAVEEGFAQLLQGSGLQLQPVGEQAYMLTPVPTGSSLQLGATSIYATADTAHGDPYVGGQVARRGSQGLLGSKDFMETPFSETTYTSELVKNLQARTLGDLVASDPSVRATNPAGGRYEQFTIRGMSLFNSDVSYNGLYGILPTYTIDMEMADRVDILKGPSQLINGISPRGSVGGGINVVPKRATDVPITSFTGNYASDSQVGGAVDIGRRFGEGDMFGVRFNGVKQSGDTEWDHQSVDREMAVLGLDFRGERLRLSTDVGHNERDTDAPQERVQVGANAQVPHASDVRHNYAQPWSKARTKDTFGTVTGEYDVSDSVMVYAGAGARKSNHDFLRHAVAVTNDAGNFIVLPRDFTRDENVRTANAGVRNWFHTGPVSHEINLAASYFYMDFENGGARYAAAPSNIYNPVQTPTPITPTRLDSEVYTENRSSSVALSDTLGFFDDRVLLTLGARWQRVQVDDWTDNVKGDTGYDEEKVSPSGGILFKATDKLSLYANYMEGLSQGKIAPSTSVNEDEIFPPFISRQVEVGAKYDAGAFAITTAVFRIKQPAYETNATTRVFGPNGKRENKGVEVSVFGEPLKGFRLLGGVMYIDSELTDTTNGTFDGNRAPATPEYNVNLGAEWDVPNVQGLTLTSRGIYSSSQYLDQSNNKEIDAWTRFDVGARYAFKVEEKNITLRANVENVADKRYWSSAGASDDSEPGLTLATPRTYLLSATVDF
- a CDS encoding iron-siderophore ABC transporter substrate-binding protein — its product is MPSLTNPLKNEQINTPSRRTLLRLSLGMLALRFTPSAWALADAAPLRVITLFQGATDSAVALGIMPCGIVDSWSEKPTYRYLRSTLEAVPHVGLETQPSLEDIALLKPDVIIASRFRHERIAPLLKQIAPVVMLEEVFEFKKTLALMGLALHRQQRADEVLARWQLRTAQLRRQLQQKFAGRWPPTVSILDVREDHIRSYLPASFPGSVVTELGLGWSEASRAASGVSIKLTSKESLAVVNADIFFVFLRAEKPAVQRNYESLVQHPLWQQMRAPQQGQVWRVDGVAWSLSGGMLGANLMLDDVARLVTADAT